The Nakamurella deserti genome contains a region encoding:
- a CDS encoding GNAT family N-acetyltransferase, producing MDIGPDDPARPDVTALLREHLADMVATSPPESVHALDVEALRAPSITFVTARRDGLLLGCAALRELDPAHAELKAMRTTAAARGTGVGRALLVHLIGLARERGHARLSLETGTQPYFAPARTLYAAHGFVPTGPFGDYRPDPNSAYLTREL from the coding sequence GTGGACATCGGACCCGACGATCCGGCGCGGCCGGACGTCACCGCCCTGCTGCGGGAGCACCTCGCGGACATGGTCGCGACGTCGCCGCCGGAGAGCGTCCACGCGCTGGACGTGGAGGCGCTGCGCGCACCGTCGATCACCTTCGTCACCGCCCGTCGCGACGGTCTGCTGCTCGGCTGCGCGGCGTTGCGGGAGCTCGACCCCGCCCACGCGGAGCTCAAGGCGATGCGGACCACCGCCGCCGCCCGCGGCACCGGGGTCGGACGGGCGTTGCTGGTGCACCTGATCGGACTGGCCCGGGAGCGTGGCCATGCCCGGCTCAGTCTGGAGACCGGTACCCAGCCGTACTTCGCGCCGGCCCGGACGTTGTACGCCGCCCACGGTTTCGTCCCCACCGGGCCGTTCGGCGACTACCGGCCCGACCCGAACAGCGCGTATCTCACGCGCGAGCTGTAG